Proteins encoded in a region of the Cydia pomonella isolate Wapato2018A chromosome 3, ilCydPomo1, whole genome shotgun sequence genome:
- the LOC133515711 gene encoding cytochrome c oxidase subunit NDUFA4, producing the protein MQGLSLASLRKHKALIPLYVCTALGCGGAVFYVIRLATKSPEVSWSKKNNPEPWEEYRNKQHKFYSPIRDYSKEESPAPKY; encoded by the exons ATGCAGGGACTCAGTCTGGCCAGTTTGAGGAAGCACAAGGCT TTGATCCCTCTGTATGTGTGCACGGCGCTGGGCTGCGGGGGTGCCGTGTTCTATGTTATCCGCCTGGCCACCAAGTCACCCGAGGTGTCCTGGAGCAAGAAGAACAACCCTGAGCCCTGGGAGGAGTACCGCAACAAGCAGCACAAG TTCTATTCTCCGATCCGAGACTACTCCAAGGAGGAGTCGCCAGCCCCCAAGTACTAA